The sequence GGCCGAGGGTCATCTGCATCGGCAGCTCGCGTTTGCGCACGATGTCGTAGGTTTCGCCGAGGTCGCGCAGGCTTCTGACAAACAGCCCGATGTGTTGCACGCCTTTCATGCCGGGAGCGTGGCCGAAGGCGATGTCATGGCTGGTCTTGTCGTTGAGCTTGGCGCGGAAGAAGCCGGTGCGGCCCTTGCCGGCACCGGCGCCGTACCAGTGAAAACCCATCAGGTCGATGAAGAAGGCTTCCAGTTCCGGGCCGTAATCCGGAGTCATCAGGACGATGTGGCCTACGCCGCGCTCGTCGGCGACGAAGCCGCCGTGCGGACGGCCGGGGACGAACGAGCGGGGTGTCCATTGCTGCGCGTAGAACAGTTCATGGCGATAGCCCGCCGGACAGCGGAAGCGCACCAGCTCGCGCACGCCGCGTGTCTCGCAGAGGGCGGAGTTACCCACATCTAGGGCCAAGCCGGCGTCGCGGAAGCGCGCCACCGCCGCGTCGAACGCTTGTCGCCCGCGCGCTTCCCAGCCGATGTAGGCGATGCGGTCGACGGGGCCGGGGTGGAAGGCAATGCGGTGGCGGCGGTCGTCGCTGCGCAGGTACAGGGAGTTGGGGTCGCCCGCCGGGGCGTTGCCCAGCCCCAGGCCAAGTACCTGCGGTGCGTACTCGTGCCAGGCGTCCAGGTTCGGGCTTTCGAAGCCCAGGTAGCCAATGCCGATGATGTCCATGCTGGCCTCGTGTCGTTGTCTTGAACCGTCCCCTCCCAGCCTGCCCGGGAGGGCGCCTTGGCCTTTCCTACAGCGCGGTTTGGGCGTCCGCGTGGGCGAACATCGCGTTGATGTCGCCGGAGGTTACCGGCTTGCCTTTTTCGCGCTTGGGCGCAGCCCCACCCATGCCCAGTGCGGGCTCGATATTGACGTGCGTGGCCTGGGCGCGCAGTGCGCCGACCGTGCAGTTTTCCCGTCCGAGCAGGGGGAACGGGTCGTATGAGAATTCACGCATGGCGTTGAGGTGGGTGACCTTGTCGATGGTCGCCTCGGGGAGCTTGCGCAGGCTTTCCCAAGCCACTTCCGGCGAATTCGGCCAGGTGCAGTCGGAGTGCGGGTAGTCGCATTCCCAAGTGACCATGTCCTCGCCCACGTCCGGCAAGTTGCGCAGGCCGAAATCGTCCTCGATGAAGCAGGTGATGATGTGCTTGCGGAAGATGTCGCTGGGCTTCTTGCCGCCGAAGTCGGCGTTGGTCCAGGCGTGGTGGTGGCGGTGGGTGAAGTCGGCGCGTTCCAGTAGATAGGGAATCCAGCCGATACCGCCTTCGGACAGGGCCATGCGCAGGTCGGGAAACTTGTTCCACATCGGTGCCCAGATCCAGTCGGCCGCCGAGTTGGCGATAGATATCGGCATGGAGGTGATCCAGGCGTCGATCGGCGACAGCTCGGAGGCGTGCTCGGCCTTGATGCCGGTGCCGATGTGGCAGCAGATCACCACTTTGTTGTCGGCGCAGGCCTTCCACAGTGGGTCCCAGTAATCGCTGTGGATCGAAGGAAAACCGTGCAGCGCCGGGTTATCAGACAACGATAGCGCATGCACGCCGAGTTTCGCCAGGCGGGTGACCTCGGCGGCGGCGGCCTGCATGTCCCACCAGGGCACCAGCATCAGCGGGATGAAGCGTCCCGGCGCGACGTTGCACCAGTCATGCAGGTGCCAGTCGTTGTAGGCCTGGATCGCCGCCAGGGATACGGCGCGGTCCGGGTGGTTCTGGAACCGCTGGCCGGCGAAGCCAGGAAAGGTCGGAAAGCAGATCGAGCCGAGGATGCCGTTAGCGCTCATGTCATCGACCCGGGCCTTGATGTCCCAGGTGCCACGGCGCATGTGCTCGTAGCCCAGTGGTTCCATGCCGTACTCCTCTTTGGGCCGGCCCACCACCGAGTTGAGGCCCATGTAGCCGGTGGCCTGGCCTTCGAATACCCAGACGTCGCGGCCGCCGTGCTGCTCGACTCGCGGCTGGCGGCCCTTGAAGCGCTCCGGCATGTGGCGGTCGAAAGCCCCAGCCGGTTCGATGGCGTGGTCGTCCACGCTGACGAGGATCATGTCTTCGAGTTTCATTCTTGTCGTTCTCCGTGGTTGGCCACCGTGGCTGCGGCCTTAACCCCTGTCGGGTCGATCAAAGAAAAATGCCAAGGTTCGGGGTGCCTATCACTGCCTGATCGAGCAGGATTTCGCGCCGCGCCAGTTTCAGTTGTCCATTCTCGCGCCGCAGGATGTCATGGCGTTCGCAGGGGATCAGGTCGAATTCGTCGAAGTCGAAACGGCTGCGAGTCACCAGCAGGTAGCTCAGCACTTTGTATTCGTCGGGTCGTTCGGTTCCGAACACGCGAATATTGCTGACCAGACGCCGGGTGCGCGAAGGCGGGTCCTCGCCCCAAGCGCTGCGGGTATCAGTGATTCGCATGATCCGCACCATCAGCGAGGCATGACTTTCGTGCAGGTGCTGGACGTTGCGCACCACCGTCTGCTGTTGCTGCCGGTTGGGGCGGGTGAGGCGCAGCGGAGCGTTGTATTCGATATCGCTGGCCAATATTTCGCCCCACTGTTTCAGCTGTAGGGTGTCTAGCAATTCCGCTTCGTCGTGGAGAAAGTCGACGATTTCGCTATGGACCGGGCTGCCGCTGGCAATGCGTTTGCTTCGGTCGGTCAGCGGCAGAGGGGTGGGGGCGAGTAGGGTCTGTAAGTCGTTCATGGGGGCTCCGTGAGACTGTGCGTGCCGTCGGCCGCACTGCGCAGCCGGGCATGGTGTAGATGGATGGTGTTCAGGCCGTCATCAGCGCGTGCCAGTATTTCCACCACTGCCACTGGGTATCGTCCTTGGTGAAGCCCTCACCGACATAACCGGGGCCAGGCCAGTCGGCAGGCTTGGCGTCGTTTTCGTACAAGGCCTGATACTTCAGGGTGATGTCCTCGCTCATCGCCCCCTTAGCGGCTAGGGTCATATGTGGCCAAGTATCGGAGTCGTCCTGCTCGACCATGCCGGACGTGCCGAGCAGCTGGATCGACTGGCGGAGCATCCGCGCTTTGATTTCCGGTGGGGTGTCCTTCTCAGCGAGGATCCAGTTGACGAATTCCAACTTGTCCGGACCCTTGGGGATGTAGGCATGCAAGGCCATGGCGCCGAGGACAGTGCCATCCGGCTGCGGCAGGTAGATGAACTCGAACAGGCCGTTGGGAAAAAAATTACCTACCTGCGGCGGGCGCCAGCTCATGACGTGCAATTGCTCCGGACTGAAGCGCTTGAGCAGCTCGGGCACCATTTCCCGCGTAATGCCCGGCGGCGGTAGCAGGGTGAGCTTTTCCTCTGCGCTCATGCTCGACGGGTCGCGTCCGGTGAGGCGCTGAATCTTGCGGTCCAGTTCGATGCAACGCATGGTGTGACCGTGCTCGGTCCAGACTTCTACACCGTACATTTCCGGGCTGAGGTCGCCGCCCTTGCCTTCGGCATCCGGTTTCTTCGCATAGGGGCCGACCTCGCCAAGCCAGCGGTGCAGCGTCAGGGTGTGGAAACCGTCCGAGGCGGATTGCTCGCAGGCGGTCTTCCAGTTGGCGCGAATGATGAAGCGCTGCGGTGGGCCGAGCACTTCCATGCCGGCGGTAGTGCGGCACCAGAGGGTATCGAAATACCATTTGGCATCGCCGAGGAAGTCCTCGAAGGACGGTCCGTCAATGTTCCAGGTGGCGAAGATCAAGCCACCGTAGATAGACACGCGGGCCTTGTGCAGGCCGAGTTCGGCCTTCGTGCGCATTTTGCCGTGCATGCACTCTTTCTCCATCGGCGCGGCGATGAAGTCACCGTTGGGCCGGAAGGTCCAGCCGTGGTAGATGCACACATGAGCAGCGGCGTTGCCGCCATCGACGGTAGCAATCTTCATGCCTCGGTGCGGACAGACGTTCAGGGAGACATGAATCTGCTCGTCACTCGAGCGGGCGACGATCACCGAGTCGGAGCCCATGTCGCGGACGATGAAGTCGCCCTTGTTCGGAATCTCGGTTTCGTGGCCGAGAAAGACCCAGGTCTTGGCGAAGATTTTTTTCATTTCCAGGGCATAAAGCTCGGGGTCGGACAGTGTCCGCATCTTCACTTCATGAGTTTCCAAGTCGATGAGGTCAGACACTGCAGTCCCGTCACTCAGGACCGGATTCGAGTTAGTAGCCATTGCGCTCTCCATCCATTGTTATTATCACGCTGCACAGAAAACGGATAAGTGTGCAACGTTTCGCCGAGTATCCACGTGATTCCCATTAGGCAATTGACATGGATCAACAGATGGGTGCGTCGTGATACGAGTCGCGTATCGCGGTTTTTCGCCAGCTTCATAACCATTCGCCAGGCATGCCGGTGCCAGCTGGCAAATGAGTGAAGACGTAAAACTGTCCGATCCAAGAAAAAAGAAACTCGCGTGGCGTCTGACTCGAGGCCTCCGCGTCGTTCTCTGAAAGTAAGACAGATTGTGAGTTTGTGTATTTAATTGGCTTGGCTACATTGGAAGGAGGCAAAACGACAAGGCGAAGCAGATGAATCTTGGGCTCAACGGAAAGGTGGCGTTGATAACCGGTGGCACGACGGGGATTGGATTGGCAGGGGCGCTGGCTTTGGCGGCAGAGGGCGCAAAGGTTGTGGTGTCCGGAAGGCGTACCAGGGAGGGTGAACAAGCTGTTATTACGATTCGCGAGGCAGGCGGGCTAGCCGAGTTCGTCCAGGCTGACGTCAGCCGGGCCGTCGAAGTACAGAGGCTGGTCGAGCAAACGGTGGGATTTTGGGGGCAGCTGGATATGCTGATCAATAGCGCTGGCATCGAGGGGACGCCGTTCGTCCCGCTCGCCGATTACTCCGAGGATGACTGGGATCGGGTATTGGACATCAATCTTAAAGGCACCTGGCTCTGTATGAAATACGCGGCACCCCACCTGCTTCGGCAGCAGGGCGCGAGCATCGTCAATGTTTCATCGATCGGCGGCGTCAACGGTGGGTCTCTCGGAGTGGCTTACCATGCCAGTAAACACGGCGTTTTGGGCGTGACTCGCGCAGCTGCCATTGAATATGGCTCCCAAGGTCTGCGCATAAACGCGGTTGCACCAGGTGTATTTGCCACGGAGATGTCCGAACGTTTGTTCAGTGAGGATAAACATGAGACGGTTGCCCAGACTAACCCGATGAAGCGCTGGGGCCGGCTGGAAGAAATCGCCGCCGCAATTGCTTGGCTTTGTTCGCCTGCGGCCGGCTACGTCAACGGACACACACTCGCTGTAGATGGCGGTTTTCTCATTCAATGAGGCGCGCCATTCAGCGCACCGGTTGAAGGTTGTACGTGTCGCCTGCGAAGAGACAACACCAGAATAAACCCGACAGCCGAAAGCAGCGCCGCGCCGAGGAAAACCTCAGCAAGGCCCAGGCTGGCTGCAGCGAGCCCCATCAAGGGGCCGGCTAGCCCGACCGCCAGATCGAAGAACAGCGAAAGTGCGCTTAATGCGGAGTTGCGATTGGCGTCTGGCGTACGCGCCAGCGTTTCTACCGCAAGTCCGGGGTACACCCAGGACACTCCCATGCCAGTCAGCGAGGCTCCGAAGATCGCTATCTCGGGTGAGGGGGCCAGCCAGATGAGCAGCAGTCCGAGGCCCTGTACCAACAGGCACACTGTAACCACTGAATAGCCACCGAAACGTACCACTACGTTGGGCGTGACAAGCCTGGCGACGATGAAAGCGGCGCCGAAGCCGGTCAGACACCAGGCGGCATTGGCCCAGCCGAGGCTGTCGAAATACAAAGCTATGAAGGCGGTCAGACTGCCAAAGCCGGCTGAACTGCACGCCAATGCCAAACCGTTGGGCACCACCGACCAGAATACGTCGAAAAAGGGCAGCCGTTCGCCGCGCAACAGCGGCGCTGAACGCCTGACCATCGCAAGAACCAACGACAACAGACCGAGCAAGACGATGCACAGGCCGAGGCTGGCCAGACTGAACTGATGGCTGATCAGCACGCCCAAGGGCGCACCGACGGCGATACCGCCATAAGCGGCAATGCCGTTCCAGGACATCACCCGTGCGGTATGCGCCTTGCCATGCAAGCCGATGGCCCAAGTACAGCAGGGCGTGGAAATCATGGCTGAAGCGATGCCCTGAATTATGCGTGCGCCAATCAGGATCGAGACGCTGAGCCAGGGCGAGGCGTACATGACAATCGCCAGCGTGGTCAGTACGCCGCAGACTGCAAGGCCGGCCAGCCCGACGATGACAGCCCATTTCGCGCCGAAGCGATCGGCCAGCACGCCGGCCAATGGTCGTGACAGCAGGGTCGACACGTACTGCGTGCCAATGACGATGCCTGCCAAGACAGTGCCAAACCCAAGGTCGTTGAGAACGAAGCTGGGTAATACGGCCAGCGGTAACCCATTGGCCACATAAGACATGAAGTTGAAGCAGACGATGAAGATGATCGACAACGTGAGCCGGGTGGGATGTGTGGTTCCGGTATCCAAACAGCTAGCTCCTGAGGCGGACGACGCAGGCTTATGCCCCGAGAGAAGGAAAGAGATACCGAGCGGACCCGTCGGTTCGCTGGATCGTACGGGCTCCGTTTCGCCTAGAAAACACCGTCGGATGAAGCGGACAGATCACGCAATTGCTCGATTTGTTCTTTCATCTTGTCGAGCTTGCTGGTGATCGCTTGGTAGGCGTCGGACCCCGCGACGTAACGGAGCGGCGGCTTTTCCATGCTGGCCAGCTGCACAAGCGCTTCACCCAGTTTGGCGGGATCGCCTGTCTGGCGATGGTTGTTGGCGGCTGAGCCTGCTCTGATCTTCGCGGTAAGCGTTGCGTAGTCCTCAAGCCCATTGGCGCCGAACACCGCGGAGCTTGGATCGAGAAAATCCGTACGGAACACGCCGGGCTCAACCAGCGTAACCGTGATGCCGAATTGGCTGACTTCCTGAGCCAGCGACTCGGAAAATCCTTCTACGGCGAATTTGGAAGCGCAGTACAGCGCGGCGCCGCCCATGGCTACCACGCCGGCCACCGACGAGACATTGAAAATATGGCCGCTGCGCTGTTTGCGCATGATCGGCAAGGCCGCTCGGCATAGGTTGAACACGCCAAACACATTGGTGGCGAACTGTCGCTCGGCATCGCTGGCTGTATTTTCTTCGAATGGGGCGAGTTGCCCATAGCCGGCGTTGTTGACCAGCACATCGATGCGTCCGAAACGGGTGATGGCAGCCTCAACCGCCGCTACCGCCTGGTCTTCTCGGGTAACGTCGAGCTCCACGGCAAGCGTTTGTTCGGGTGCTTGCGCTACGAACTGATCCAGCTGTTCGAGCCGGCGGGCGCTGATCACTACATTATCGCCAGCGGCGAGCGCTGCCTGAGCAATCGCCGCGCCGAGGCCGCGAGAAGCCCCGGTAATGAACCAGGTTCTGCTCATTTCATATTCCTTGAGGTGGTGGTCAGTGCCTGATTGTCATCGACGTTCAGTCGCGGTTAGCCGCTTCCCAGGCTTTCAGATCGAAGCCCTCGGCAGCTGCTGTCTGGGGAGTGAGCCTGGGCGGGCGGGCGAGAATCTTGCGTGCCGCCATGTGATCGCCCATGCGATTACAGGACTCCACAGCAACCAGATGCTGATTGCGGAAACACAGCACCGATACTTCACGCGACTCGACCGAGCCTAGCACCACGGTACTGTCGTAGCCGGTCGAGAGCCCAGCGATCTGCAACTTGAGGTTGCCCTGATCTGTCCAGAACCACGGCAAGGCGGAGTAGGGCGCGGGCTTGCCCATCAGCCGCGCCGCAATGCAGCGGCCCTGATCGACGGCGTTCTGCACCGATTCAAGCCGGGTCGGCTGCTCGTCGCTGTACAGGCAGGGGAAGCAAGCGGCATCGCCAAGGGCGGAAATCTGCGGATCCACGGTGAGCAGGTTGGCGTCGACCTTGATGCCGTTTTCGATCTGCAGGCCTGCTTCGGTCGCCAGTTGTACGTTGGGGATCACGCCGATGCCGAAGACCACGAGGTCGGCCGGCAGCGTACGGCCATCGGAAGTTTCCGCTGCGCATACTCGTCCGTTATCACCGACGAGGCGTGCCAAGCCCTGACGAAAATCGAAATGGACGCCCCAATGTTCATGCGCATCCCTGAACACCTCCGACATTTCTCGCGACAGTGCGCGGGCCATGGGCCGATCACCCAGTTCCAGCACATGCACGGTAGCGCCAAGCGCTGCTGCGACTGCTGCGAATTCGAGGCCGATAAAGCCGGCGCCAACCACGACGACATTTCGCGCTTCCTTTACCAGCGGCGCCAGCACATCAGCATCGGCCTTGGTCTTGATGCCAAAAACGCCATCCAATTCGGCACCCGGAACGGGCAGCGGACGATTGTGCGCGCCGGTGGCAAGCACCAGATGGTCGTAGGTGGCAACGGCGCCGGAAGCGAGCAATACCCTACGGTTCAAACGGTCTATCGCCGTGGCCTGGTCATGCAACAGCTCGATACGTTGAGTCTCGAAGAATTCGGCAGGACGGAAGAGTAGACTCGTCTCGGTAATCTTGCCGAGCAGGTAGGCCTTGGACAGCGGCGGCCGCTGATAGGGCAGGCCAGGCTCATCGCCGATCAGGGTGATTTTTCCGTCATAGCCTTCCTGGCGCAGCGAAGCAGCTACCTGAAAGCCGGCGTGGCCAGCACCGATGATCACTACCGAGGCGAGTGACATAGGACCTCCTAGAATCGCGCCAGCGTGCGGCGCTTAGAATTGGGACTCGGGCAGGTGGATAACCAACCCGTCCATGGCTTCGCTGATCACCAACTGACAGGTCAACCGGCTGTTGTCGCGCCGCTCGAACGCATAGTCCAGCATGTCCAACTCCATGCCTTCAGCGGCGGGAAGTCTTTCCATCCACGCTTCTTCGACATACGCGTGGCAGGTCGCGCATGCACAGGCTCCACCGCAATCCGCCGGAAGTCCGGGAACCGAGGCAAAGGTTGCGGCCTGCATCACCGACT comes from Stutzerimonas stutzeri and encodes:
- a CDS encoding oxidoreductase; the protein is MSRTWFITGASRGLGAAIAQAALAAGDNVVISARRLEQLDQFVAQAPEQTLAVELDVTREDQAVAAVEAAITRFGRIDVLVNNAGYGQLAPFEENTASDAERQFATNVFGVFNLCRAALPIMRKQRSGHIFNVSSVAGVVAMGGAALYCASKFAVEGFSESLAQEVSQFGITVTLVEPGVFRTDFLDPSSAVFGANGLEDYATLTAKIRAGSAANNHRQTGDPAKLGEALVQLASMEKPPLRYVAGSDAYQAITSKLDKMKEQIEQLRDLSASSDGVF
- a CDS encoding amidohydrolase family protein codes for the protein MKLEDMILVSVDDHAIEPAGAFDRHMPERFKGRQPRVEQHGGRDVWVFEGQATGYMGLNSVVGRPKEEYGMEPLGYEHMRRGTWDIKARVDDMSANGILGSICFPTFPGFAGQRFQNHPDRAVSLAAIQAYNDWHLHDWCNVAPGRFIPLMLVPWWDMQAAAAEVTRLAKLGVHALSLSDNPALHGFPSIHSDYWDPLWKACADNKVVICCHIGTGIKAEHASELSPIDAWITSMPISIANSAADWIWAPMWNKFPDLRMALSEGGIGWIPYLLERADFTHRHHHAWTNADFGGKKPSDIFRKHIITCFIEDDFGLRNLPDVGEDMVTWECDYPHSDCTWPNSPEVAWESLRKLPEATIDKVTHLNAMREFSYDPFPLLGRENCTVGALRAQATHVNIEPALGMGGAAPKREKGKPVTSGDINAMFAHADAQTAL
- a CDS encoding glucose 1-dehydrogenase, coding for MNLGLNGKVALITGGTTGIGLAGALALAAEGAKVVVSGRRTREGEQAVITIREAGGLAEFVQADVSRAVEVQRLVEQTVGFWGQLDMLINSAGIEGTPFVPLADYSEDDWDRVLDINLKGTWLCMKYAAPHLLRQQGASIVNVSSIGGVNGGSLGVAYHASKHGVLGVTRAAAIEYGSQGLRINAVAPGVFATEMSERLFSEDKHETVAQTNPMKRWGRLEEIAAAIAWLCSPAAGYVNGHTLAVDGGFLIQ
- a CDS encoding 2Fe-2S iron-sulfur cluster-binding protein, with product MPTLIFIEHNGTQHQVSGAIGQSVMQAATFASVPGLPADCGGACACATCHAYVEEAWMERLPAAEGMELDMLDYAFERRDNSRLTCQLVISEAMDGLVIHLPESQF
- a CDS encoding MFS transporter encodes the protein MDTGTTHPTRLTLSIIFIVCFNFMSYVANGLPLAVLPSFVLNDLGFGTVLAGIVIGTQYVSTLLSRPLAGVLADRFGAKWAVIVGLAGLAVCGVLTTLAIVMYASPWLSVSILIGARIIQGIASAMISTPCCTWAIGLHGKAHTARVMSWNGIAAYGGIAVGAPLGVLISHQFSLASLGLCIVLLGLLSLVLAMVRRSAPLLRGERLPFFDVFWSVVPNGLALACSSAGFGSLTAFIALYFDSLGWANAAWCLTGFGAAFIVARLVTPNVVVRFGGYSVVTVCLLVQGLGLLLIWLAPSPEIAIFGASLTGMGVSWVYPGLAVETLARTPDANRNSALSALSLFFDLAVGLAGPLMGLAAASLGLAEVFLGAALLSAVGFILVLSLRRRHVQPSTGALNGAPH
- a CDS encoding 3-phenylpropionate/cinnamic acid dioxygenase subunit beta, giving the protein MNDLQTLLAPTPLPLTDRSKRIASGSPVHSEIVDFLHDEAELLDTLQLKQWGEILASDIEYNAPLRLTRPNRQQQQTVVRNVQHLHESHASLMVRIMRITDTRSAWGEDPPSRTRRLVSNIRVFGTERPDEYKVLSYLLVTRSRFDFDEFDLIPCERHDILRRENGQLKLARREILLDQAVIGTPNLGIFL
- a CDS encoding aromatic ring-hydroxylating dioxygenase subunit alpha, which translates into the protein MATNSNPVLSDGTAVSDLIDLETHEVKMRTLSDPELYALEMKKIFAKTWVFLGHETEIPNKGDFIVRDMGSDSVIVARSSDEQIHVSLNVCPHRGMKIATVDGGNAAAHVCIYHGWTFRPNGDFIAAPMEKECMHGKMRTKAELGLHKARVSIYGGLIFATWNIDGPSFEDFLGDAKWYFDTLWCRTTAGMEVLGPPQRFIIRANWKTACEQSASDGFHTLTLHRWLGEVGPYAKKPDAEGKGGDLSPEMYGVEVWTEHGHTMRCIELDRKIQRLTGRDPSSMSAEEKLTLLPPPGITREMVPELLKRFSPEQLHVMSWRPPQVGNFFPNGLFEFIYLPQPDGTVLGAMALHAYIPKGPDKLEFVNWILAEKDTPPEIKARMLRQSIQLLGTSGMVEQDDSDTWPHMTLAAKGAMSEDITLKYQALYENDAKPADWPGPGYVGEGFTKDDTQWQWWKYWHALMTA
- a CDS encoding VOC family protein — protein: MDIIGIGYLGFESPNLDAWHEYAPQVLGLGLGNAPAGDPNSLYLRSDDRRHRIAFHPGPVDRIAYIGWEARGRQAFDAAVARFRDAGLALDVGNSALCETRGVRELVRFRCPAGYRHELFYAQQWTPRSFVPGRPHGGFVADERGVGHIVLMTPDYGPELEAFFIDLMGFHWYGAGAGKGRTGFFRAKLNDKTSHDIAFGHAPGMKGVQHIGLFVRSLRDLGETYDIVRKRELPMQMTLGQHSQDPHVSFYHFSPSGFAVECIHELKPWHHDGFELNPEQLSVWGHERVGPILGPSVMPVEQYPDD
- a CDS encoding NAD(P)/FAD-dependent oxidoreductase, which gives rise to MSLASVVIIGAGHAGFQVAASLRQEGYDGKITLIGDEPGLPYQRPPLSKAYLLGKITETSLLFRPAEFFETQRIELLHDQATAIDRLNRRVLLASGAVATYDHLVLATGAHNRPLPVPGAELDGVFGIKTKADADVLAPLVKEARNVVVVGAGFIGLEFAAVAAALGATVHVLELGDRPMARALSREMSEVFRDAHEHWGVHFDFRQGLARLVGDNGRVCAAETSDGRTLPADLVVFGIGVIPNVQLATEAGLQIENGIKVDANLLTVDPQISALGDAACFPCLYSDEQPTRLESVQNAVDQGRCIAARLMGKPAPYSALPWFWTDQGNLKLQIAGLSTGYDSTVVLGSVESREVSVLCFRNQHLVAVESCNRMGDHMAARKILARPPRLTPQTAAAEGFDLKAWEAANRD